TTATGAATGAAAAGAAGATATTGTGCGTTTGTTGATTTCTCTTAACTTATGGCCACCGTCTATAGTAAGGGTTTCACATTAAAATTTTGGGAATCTGGTGTTATGTATGTTAGCATGATACACATGTAAAGTGGTAGCACCAATTTTATGTTTGGTTTGACATGGCGCATTGCTGTTGGAGCTAAATGAATCGTAGATTTAGGGTGTCACATAACATTTTGGGAATTTAGTCATATTTTCATACTAATTAATTATTAATGTATATATTTTTATGGTAGGTTGATGCAACAGTGTTACAGTATCAAAATCAGAAACTTGTACAGCAGTTAGATATTCAGAAGCAAGAGCTACATGATCTTGAAGATAAAATTAAAGAATTAAGACAGGGTCAAACTTCGTACGATGACTTTTTGATTACAACTAATCAACTATGGACTCAAGTATAACCTCTTATTCACATTTCACTTTTTATAATTTAATATTGGTAAATGACGCAAAACGGTATAGTTTATTTCTCATATTGAGGACTCACAAGTTTACTTTTTTTATAGATCAATTTAAGCTATAAAAGTTAGATATTACAGCCAATATGGGATTCTTTCAACTTTTGAAGAATCATGATCTTCTATTAAATTGCTTTTGTATATTTTTGGGATTACTTTTTTCCCTTTGTTTTACAAGTAGAAATCTAgcatatatcttatattattttttaAATTGACGAAGAGAAGTAATTCTTTGTGGTAAAAACCTTAATTACAGCAAACTAAAATTTTAAGTTTGAAAACCGAACTAAGAAATTTGGATAAGTTGGGTACCTTTTGTGTCATTTAGCTTTATCTGCTATTGTCTAAAGGAACAGCGTTTATCTAGTTGGATGAAGACTTAATTCTTCTCGGAGCACGAGTGGGTGCAGGCCAAAGTGCTTTAGACGCATTGCAGCGTTCAGACTCTGCTCAAGGTTTGTAGTTCTTTCTGATAATTTAACATGTAAGTACCAGTTTATTACTTTCATGGAATCTTGCATATGtgaatacatgatataggttcaatCCCATCTGGTCCAGCGGAGGAAATGTTTCTTTGTAGACTCGTGCAGTCGGATTCCATTGGAGCGAGTGGATGTGAAGAACTTCTTGTAAATGTCAACGAAGCACTTGCTTTGAGGCATTCTTCTACTTTGGAATTGATGAAATTAATAGAGGATACTATACAAGTGGTTGTAGCTAAAATTGATATCATTGATAAATCTTTGCATGAAAATTCTTCCGCGGAAGGTatgttttcttatttttatttacttgTGCGTTCTGTGCATACATTGGTGGCTACTAATCATTGAATTGCTACATTTCTTTGCAGATGCAATTATTCAGTCGTATAAGATTGACGACCTGATGAAAGAAGAAGCTAAACATTTGCATTTAGTTATTGATGCTCTACATGCTAAGCATAAAGAATATGATGATATGATTCAGAGTTATAGTCATAGTCACTCTGTGGATCAGTCTGAGATTAAACGTATAGCCGGTGATATAGAGGACCGAATGGCAGAACTCGAAGAAAGTAGACGAAAACTTGTCAGTTTGAAGATGCAGAAAGACAAACTCTCTGGTGTTCACCCTCCGGTTCCTTTTGCTGTTAATGGAAGCAGTTCACCCGAAAGTACTGTCGATAAAACTAGGGGATTACGTGATTTAAAAGACTCCATAGAGGAAGCAaaggtttttatttttaattttatcgtTCTATATAGGGCTATAAATGAACCGAATGTTAAATGAACAGGCCGTGAACCCTTCGGCCGGGAGTTCATATATGATCATATATTTAGTTAACAAAAAATAGGAACTTGATATGATGTTCGTGTAGTTATACGAACTAACACAAGCCCCATGCATTCGGTTATGTTCGTGAGCGTTCGATAAGCGGTTGTTAAGGTTTGGCTGTGTTCACAtacagtgtgtgtatatatatatatatatatatatatatacacacacacacacacacacacacacatatatatgtatatgtatatgcgcGCACACAGAAATATCTATATGTATTTTATCTATCTATGGGTCTATACATACagacacacacacatacattacatattacatatatgtTTGATAAAATAGTCAAAACTTATTGTAAACGTATGAAAATTTTATacctaatttattaaaaaaaattctgGGCAATCTTATGTAATTTTGTTTAAGTGCGTTTTTTTGGATAATCATATTTAATCTACTGGTGTTCTGTAAGTTAGAATGTATAAATTGATTTATGATgtttatgcattgatatatatatgtgaatggacACGAAAGCTGTTCGTTTATCCTTTTGGGTTTGTTCATTTGTTTAATCGAATCTTGATGAATGAAAACGGACAAGCTTTGTTATTGTTGTTCCCTTCAGTTACTGTCCTAAAGTTCTCTCTCGATGTGCATAGACTGCAGATACTGACATCTGATGGATGAAATTCATTTGTTTAATCGAATCTTGATGAATGAAAAAACGGACAAGCTCTGTTATTGTTGTTCCCTTCATTTACTGTCCTAAAGTTCTCTCTCGATGTGCATAGACAAAAGGTATTAACTTTTTTACCCTACGCAGATACTGGCATCTGATCGTCTTTCTGAGCTTCAAGAGGCACAAGATGACAATTTATCCTTATCAAAACAGTTGCACGATCTTGAGGTTTCGAAGTGTTTTTTGTTTCTACTTTTGTTCAGCTTTATTGATGGGTGTTTGTTAGTTCTAACACATCTTTTGGCAGAATGAAGTGAATGATTACAAGTACATTTACACATCTCGGCCTTACACATTACTAAGTGATCAGCTTCCGTATTGGAAATCTGAAGTGGACAGGATTAGGGCCCTCGTAGATTCGTTGCAAGTTGATAGATCTTCGGTTTTACGTAAAGAGAAAGAGCTCAGCACTAAAACAGAGTCAATCGATGCTTTGAGGAATCCTGTTGATAATGTCGATTCTACTATTGAAAAATTAGAGGAAGAGCTCTTGGAACGTATTAATGAGAATAATGAGTTAGAAATCAAAATGGAAGAAGCTGTCCAAGATTCAGGTAAAGATGGAAATTAGAATATAACAAATAACAAATGCTATATATAGTTTGTCAAAAATGTCGATTTAACCATTATAGAATTTTTGACACTTAAATCAATAAAGATTTTGTTTTAATTAATTGTACATTTCTTCTCTTTAAATATCTTTAAAGCCCTCATAGTTTATCAGCATTGTCAGCGTAGCCACTTTATATTATGTTGTGTCATTAAAGTCACTGAAGAAGCATTCGGTCGACAATTTTCTTGCAATCTATATGGGCTTTTGTTACATTTGTCTTACATGCAAGTGCAGTTCACCACTTTACCAAGTtaaaattgtcttttcaaaacgtaaAAGATTGTCGAGTGACTTTAGCaacaaaaaaattatataataGGTTAATTGCCAATCTTGATTGACAATTTACGGCTTCTTTGAATTTTTTCCTATTATCATCTTTTAATCAATGCTAGTAATGGTAGTGCGATAATTGTCACAGAGAGGAAAGACATTAAGGCAGAGTTTCAGGTTATGTCCTCCGCTTTATTGAAAGAAATCGGAATAATGAAGTCGCAATTGGATCGTTGGAAAGATACGGAATGCGAATCTGTTTCTTTACAGAAGGAGGTCCAGTCACTTAGAGCCTTGGTGGATAAGAAGGTAACAACCCTGTATAATTTTGTTAACCTAATATTTTTGTATTGATTTATTTGTATGTGAAAATACATCAAATTTCATCcaaatttctattgtatgcatttaacttaAAGAATTTCTATTACATGCATCAAACTTTCAATTATTGCTATTGTATGTATCAATCGATTAGTTATTGCAACTGCATGTATCCGATTACTTATTTATCATATAACCTTGCCGATGTTGCCGAATCAGAGGTGCAATAATTGATAGTTTGGTACATATAGCATACCCATTAAAAGTTTGTTACATACAATGAGCTTTTAGTGTAGTTTGATGCATTTTTGGGCATTTAActctttcttgat
The window above is part of the Rutidosis leptorrhynchoides isolate AG116_Rl617_1_P2 chromosome 1, CSIRO_AGI_Rlap_v1, whole genome shotgun sequence genome. Proteins encoded here:
- the LOC139867969 gene encoding E3 ubiquitin-protein ligase BRE1-like 2 yields the protein MEASDSDEPHTKRPHLNNSQMARHPYPSPDNTTVDATVLQYQNQKLVQQLDIQKQELHDLEDKIKELRQGQTSYDDFLITTNQLWTQLDEDLILLGARVGAGQSALDALQRSDSAQGSIPSGPAEEMFLCRLVQSDSIGASGCEELLVNVNEALALRHSSTLELMKLIEDTIQVVVAKIDIIDKSLHENSSAEDAIIQSYKIDDLMKEEAKHLHLVIDALHAKHKEYDDMIQSYSHSHSVDQSEIKRIAGDIEDRMAELEESRRKLVSLKMQKDKLSGVHPPVPFAVNGSSSPESTVDKTRGLRDLKDSIEEAKILASDRLSELQEAQDDNLSLSKQLHDLENEVNDYKYIYTSRPYTLLSDQLPYWKSEVDRIRALVDSLQVDRSSVLRKEKELSTKTESIDALRNPVDNVDSTIEKLEEELLERINENNELEIKMEEAVQDSERKDIKAEFQVMSSALLKEIGIMKSQLDRWKDTECESVSLQKEVQSLRALVDKKTSEHKDLVDSCSEQNVEIKSLQAHVERLQKKKLESQILLDMVVQGTYDNRDVMEIKESERRAHSQAQVLENAYNEHSLVLRIKAANETELACQQRLSIAEAEIADLMAKLDESDRDVLELKEAIKIKDGESESYISEIETIGQAYEDMQTQNQHLLQQVMERDDYNIKLVSESVKMKQSHISLLSEKQTLDEQLQHVNSAVESLKSRIAYFEEQMNSCIIHALKSTEEDRHLSVNLENSKWELANADKELKCLKSLLSSSEKEHDQIRRKMDEIQEELDNERLDKKKLDEELADLNMKVTELTLGSSEAAIQKLQDDIKDCKSILKCGVCFDRPKEVVIVKCYHLFCNPCIQRNLEIRHRKCPACGMAFGQNDVRFVKI